The Bacteroides acidifaciens genome includes a region encoding these proteins:
- a CDS encoding glycoside hydrolase family 78 protein, whose protein sequence is MAFKKYLLLFLCLPCIVQAKNITITRLTCEMQEGLVVVEGAPRLGWVMESPENGTRQSAYEIDIREAFTGRQIWNSGKVNSSQSQLVSTEGAEISSDNPFNYIWRVRVWDETDTPSEWSREAKFRSAPSRLSEGKWIGAITRQNAHLPEGRKFHGSELKKPEVKAAWEAVDTLAKKSIYLRRTFLLDDAKKTKTHKSRNELQNEFRNESGKKIVEATAYVCGLGFYEFSLNGKKVGNSEFAPLWSDYDKSVYYNTYDVTEQLRYGENVVGILLGNGFYNVQGGRYRKLQISFGPPTLLFELVINYEDGTRTIVRSDNEWKYDLSPVTFNCIYGGEDYDARREQKGWNQARFDDSHWRSVVMQEAPKGMLRPQMAPPVKIMERYDIQKVTKLNADQVAAASKSTKRTVDPSAFVLDMGQNLAGFPEITVRGKRGQKVTLLVAEALTDEGACNQRQTGRQHYYEYTLKGDGDETWHPRFSYYGFRYIQVEGAVLKGQKNPQKLPVLKNIQSCFVYNSAKKVSTFESSNRIFNAAHRLIEKAVRSNMQSVFTDCPHREKLGWLEQVHLNGPGLLYNYDLTAYAPQIMQNMADAQHSNGAMPTTAPEYVVFEGPGMDAFAESPEWGGSLVIFPFMYYETYGDDSLIRKYYSNMRRYVDYLKTRADNGILSFGLGDWYDYGDFRAGFSRNTPVPLVATAHYYMTVMYLIEAAKMVGNDFDIRYYSSLAEDIRIAFGKRFLNNDTAQYGTGSQCSNALPLFLHMTQDKKVFMNLLKDIEIHGNRLTTGDVGNRYLIQTLARNGQHELIYKMFNHEEAPGYGFQLKFGATTLTEQWDPRQGSSWNHFMMGQIDEWFFNSLVGIRPYATSEFGNQQNNPKQGYQKFIIAPEPVGDLKFVKSSYETLYGTIIVDWTRQDGTFTLNVSVPVNTTAVVFLPGEKEPKEVQSGTYKFVCAE, encoded by the coding sequence ATGGCTTTTAAGAAATATCTTCTTCTTTTTCTTTGTCTACCCTGTATTGTACAGGCGAAGAACATAACAATCACCCGTCTCACCTGTGAAATGCAGGAAGGATTGGTAGTGGTTGAAGGAGCACCCCGTTTGGGATGGGTGATGGAGTCACCGGAAAATGGGACACGACAATCTGCTTATGAGATTGATATTAGGGAAGCTTTCACGGGACGTCAAATCTGGAATAGCGGCAAAGTCAATTCTTCACAGAGCCAGTTGGTTTCAACGGAAGGAGCGGAGATAAGTTCTGATAATCCGTTCAATTATATTTGGCGTGTCCGTGTTTGGGATGAAACGGATACTCCTTCCGAATGGAGTCGTGAAGCGAAGTTCCGTTCTGCCCCCTCAAGACTTTCCGAAGGGAAATGGATTGGAGCTATTACCCGTCAGAATGCACATTTGCCGGAAGGACGTAAGTTTCACGGCAGCGAACTGAAAAAGCCGGAAGTGAAAGCTGCTTGGGAAGCGGTGGATACTTTGGCGAAGAAAAGCATTTACTTGCGAAGAACGTTTTTGCTGGACGATGCGAAAAAAACAAAGACTCATAAGTCTCGTAATGAGCTCCAGAATGAGTTCCGGAATGAGTCCGGCAAGAAAATAGTCGAAGCAACTGCATACGTTTGCGGCTTGGGATTCTATGAATTCTCTTTGAATGGAAAGAAAGTCGGTAATAGTGAGTTTGCTCCACTTTGGAGTGATTATGATAAAAGTGTTTATTATAACACATATGATGTAACGGAACAATTGCGGTATGGTGAGAATGTCGTTGGCATCTTATTGGGGAATGGATTCTATAATGTGCAGGGGGGACGTTATCGCAAGTTGCAGATAAGTTTTGGCCCTCCCACACTTTTATTTGAATTAGTTATCAATTATGAGGATGGAACACGTACAATCGTCCGTTCTGATAATGAATGGAAATATGATTTGAGTCCGGTAACGTTCAACTGTATTTACGGTGGTGAAGATTATGATGCCCGCCGCGAACAGAAAGGATGGAATCAGGCAAGATTTGACGATAGCCATTGGCGCTCGGTGGTAATGCAGGAAGCACCTAAAGGAATGCTCCGTCCACAGATGGCGCCACCTGTGAAGATAATGGAACGATATGATATCCAAAAGGTGACCAAACTGAATGCTGACCAAGTGGCGGCTGCTTCCAAATCGACCAAACGGACAGTAGACCCTTCTGCTTTCGTACTGGATATGGGACAGAATTTAGCAGGTTTCCCCGAAATAACAGTACGTGGAAAACGTGGACAAAAAGTAACTTTGCTAGTAGCTGAAGCATTGACTGATGAAGGCGCTTGTAACCAACGCCAAACGGGACGCCAGCATTATTATGAATATACATTGAAAGGCGATGGTGATGAAACCTGGCATCCTCGTTTCTCCTATTATGGTTTCAGATATATCCAAGTGGAAGGTGCCGTATTGAAAGGACAGAAGAATCCGCAAAAGTTGCCTGTACTGAAGAATATCCAATCCTGTTTTGTCTATAATTCGGCAAAGAAGGTATCTACATTCGAATCATCCAACCGTATATTTAATGCCGCCCATCGTTTGATAGAGAAAGCAGTTCGCAGCAATATGCAATCTGTTTTTACAGACTGCCCGCACCGCGAAAAGCTGGGATGGCTGGAACAGGTACATCTGAACGGTCCGGGACTGTTGTACAATTATGATTTGACAGCCTACGCTCCACAGATTATGCAGAATATGGCGGACGCGCAACATTCCAATGGAGCAATGCCGACCACGGCCCCGGAATACGTGGTTTTTGAAGGTCCGGGAATGGATGCTTTCGCAGAATCTCCCGAATGGGGCGGTTCTTTGGTCATTTTCCCGTTTATGTATTATGAAACGTATGGAGATGATTCGTTGATAAGGAAGTATTATTCGAACATGCGTCGTTATGTTGATTACCTGAAGACACGTGCGGACAACGGTATCCTTTCTTTCGGACTGGGAGATTGGTATGATTATGGAGATTTCCGTGCCGGATTTTCCCGGAATACGCCTGTGCCACTGGTGGCTACCGCACATTATTATATGACTGTCATGTATTTGATAGAAGCTGCAAAGATGGTAGGCAATGATTTTGATATTCGTTATTACAGTTCTTTGGCAGAAGATATACGAATTGCATTTGGCAAACGTTTCCTGAACAATGATACGGCGCAGTATGGTACAGGAAGTCAGTGCAGCAATGCACTTCCCTTGTTCCTTCATATGACGCAGGATAAGAAGGTATTTATGAATCTGCTTAAAGATATAGAAATACACGGCAACCGGCTGACCACCGGAGATGTAGGTAATCGTTATCTGATTCAGACATTAGCCCGCAACGGTCAGCATGAATTGATATATAAAATGTTCAACCACGAAGAAGCGCCCGGCTATGGTTTCCAACTGAAATTTGGCGCAACAACCCTGACTGAGCAATGGGACCCGCGTCAAGGCTCTTCCTGGAACCACTTTATGATGGGGCAGATTGACGAATGGTTCTTCAATTCATTGGTCGGCATCCGTCCTTATGCCACATCTGAATTCGGAAATCAACAAAACAATCCGAAGCAAGGTTATCAGAAATTTATCATTGCTCCGGAACCTGTGGGGGATTTGAAGTTTGTCAAGTCATCATATGAAACTTTATATGGCACTATCATTGTGGACTGGACTCGTCAGGACGGAACTTTCACATTGAATGTATCTGTTCCTGTGAATACCACCGCAGTTGTTTTTCTTCCGGGAGAGAAAGAACCGAAAGAGGTACAAAGTGGAACATATAAATTTGTATGTGCAGAATAA
- a CDS encoding MGH1-like glycoside hydrolase domain-containing protein, which yields MNNSTKILLALAAGWLTATVSAQDRIHYTGTEISNPTYHDGQLSPVVGVHNIQLVRANREHPDASNGNGWTYNHQPMLAYWNGQFYYQYLADPSDEHVPPSQTFLMTSKDGYQWTNPEIVFPPYKVPDGYTKESRPGMQAKDLIAIMHQRVGFYVSKSGRLITMGNYGVALDKKDDPNDGNGIGRVVREVKKDGSFGPIYFIYYNHGFNEKNTDYPYFKKSKDREFVKACQEILDNPLYMMQWVEEADREDPIIPLKKGYKAFNCYTLPDGKIASLWKHALTSISEDGGHTWAEPVLRAKGFVNSNAKIWGQRLSDGTYATVYNPSEFRWPLAISLSKDGLEYTTLNLVHGEITPMRYGGNYKSYGPQYPRGIQEGNGVPADGDLWVSYSVNKEDMWISRIPVPVELNASAHADDDFSKSKAIAELTNWNIYSPAWAPVSLDGQWLRLQDKDPFDYAKVERKIPASKELKVSFDLQAGQNDKGTLQIEFLDENGIACSRMELTNDGIFRMKGGSRFANMMKYEAGKNYHVEAVLSTTDRNIQVYVDGKRVGLRMFYAPVASVERIAFRTGAPRTFPTVDTPADQTYDLPNAGEQEPLAEYRIANVKTSSTDKDAFSAFLNYADFSHYVDYFNGMEDENIIQAIPNAKASEWMEENIPLFECPQRNFEEMYYYRWWSLRKHIKETPVGYGMTEFLVQRSYSDKYNLIACAIGHHIYESRWLRDPRYLDQIIHTWYRGNDGGPMKKMNKFSSWNADAVLARYMVDGDKDFMLDMKKDLETEYQRWERTNRLKNGLYWQGDVQDGMEESISGGRRKKYARPTINSYMYGNAKALSLMGILSGDEGMAMRYGMKADTLKTLVDTELWNTRHQFFETMRTDSSANVREAIGYIPWYFNLPDTAKMYEVAWKEIMDEKGFSAPYGLTTAERRHPEFRTRGVGKCEWDGAIWPFASAQTLTAMANFMNNYPQTVLSDSVYFRQMELYVESQYHRGRPYIGEYLDEVTGYWLKGDQERSRYYNHSTFNDLMITGLIGLRPRLDNTIEVNPLIPADKWDWFCLDNVLYHGHNLTILWDKNGDRYHCGKGLRIFVDGKEVGHADTLTKVVCENALK from the coding sequence ATGAACAACTCTACAAAGATTCTCCTTGCGCTGGCTGCCGGATGGCTGACAGCCACAGTCTCAGCACAAGACAGAATCCATTACACAGGAACAGAAATCTCAAATCCTACTTATCATGACGGGCAACTGTCGCCGGTAGTAGGAGTACATAATATCCAATTGGTGCGGGCAAACCGGGAACACCCTGATGCCTCTAACGGCAATGGTTGGACTTACAATCATCAACCGATGCTGGCGTATTGGAACGGTCAATTCTATTATCAATACTTGGCTGATCCTTCGGACGAACACGTCCCGCCTTCCCAAACCTTCTTGATGACATCAAAAGACGGTTATCAATGGACAAATCCCGAAATTGTTTTTCCACCGTATAAAGTTCCGGATGGATATACCAAAGAATCCCGTCCGGGTATGCAGGCTAAAGACTTGATTGCCATCATGCACCAACGCGTAGGTTTTTACGTCTCTAAATCAGGCCGTTTGATAACGATGGGTAATTACGGTGTTGCCCTGGATAAGAAAGACGACCCGAATGACGGAAACGGCATTGGTCGTGTGGTGCGTGAGGTAAAGAAAGACGGTTCGTTCGGTCCCATTTATTTCATTTATTATAATCACGGATTCAACGAAAAGAATACCGACTATCCATATTTCAAGAAAAGCAAGGACCGTGAATTTGTGAAAGCCTGCCAGGAAATTCTCGATAATCCGCTCTACATGATGCAATGGGTAGAAGAAGCCGATCGTGAAGACCCTATCATTCCATTGAAGAAAGGATATAAAGCATTTAATTGTTATACACTTCCTGACGGAAAAATTGCCAGTCTTTGGAAACACGCGCTGACTTCCATCAGCGAAGATGGCGGACATACTTGGGCGGAACCCGTGCTTCGTGCAAAAGGCTTTGTTAATAGTAATGCGAAAATATGGGGACAACGTTTGAGTGACGGTACATATGCTACAGTGTATAACCCCTCCGAATTCCGTTGGCCGCTTGCTATATCATTGAGCAAAGACGGACTGGAATATACAACGCTGAACCTGGTGCACGGTGAAATCACACCGATGCGTTACGGTGGAAATTATAAATCATACGGTCCCCAATATCCTCGTGGCATACAAGAGGGAAACGGAGTACCTGCGGATGGTGACTTATGGGTTTCTTACAGTGTGAACAAGGAAGATATGTGGATTTCCCGTATCCCTGTACCGGTGGAACTCAATGCTTCCGCACATGCCGATGATGACTTCTCGAAATCGAAAGCAATTGCAGAACTTACCAATTGGAATATTTATTCTCCTGCCTGGGCTCCGGTTTCCTTAGACGGACAATGGCTGAGACTGCAAGACAAAGATCCGTTTGATTACGCGAAAGTGGAACGGAAAATTCCAGCTTCTAAAGAACTGAAAGTTTCATTCGATTTACAAGCCGGACAAAATGATAAAGGCACACTTCAGATAGAATTCTTGGATGAGAACGGAATCGCCTGTTCTCGTATGGAGCTGACCAATGATGGTATTTTTCGTATGAAAGGCGGCTCCCGTTTCGCGAATATGATGAAATATGAAGCCGGGAAAAACTATCACGTAGAAGCTGTCCTTTCAACAACAGACCGTAATATCCAAGTATATGTAGACGGCAAGAGAGTAGGGTTGCGTATGTTCTATGCACCGGTAGCGAGTGTCGAAAGAATAGCTTTCCGTACAGGTGCACCACGTACATTCCCGACGGTAGATACTCCCGCTGACCAGACTTATGATTTGCCGAATGCAGGTGAACAGGAACCTTTGGCTGAATATCGCATAGCCAACGTGAAAACATCTTCTACAGACAAGGATGCGTTTTCCGCTTTTCTGAACTATGCGGATTTCAGCCATTACGTAGATTATTTCAATGGAATGGAAGATGAGAATATCATCCAGGCTATTCCTAACGCCAAGGCTTCTGAATGGATGGAAGAGAATATTCCTTTGTTTGAATGTCCGCAACGCAATTTTGAGGAAATGTATTATTACCGTTGGTGGTCATTGCGCAAACATATCAAAGAAACTCCTGTAGGATATGGCATGACAGAATTCCTGGTGCAACGTTCCTATTCGGATAAATATAATCTGATTGCCTGCGCCATCGGACATCATATTTACGAAAGCCGTTGGTTGCGTGATCCCCGGTATTTGGATCAGATTATCCATACTTGGTATCGTGGTAATGACGGCGGTCCGATGAAGAAAATGAATAAGTTCAGTTCATGGAATGCGGATGCGGTATTGGCACGCTATATGGTCGATGGTGATAAGGACTTCATGTTGGATATGAAGAAAGACCTGGAGACCGAATACCAACGTTGGGAACGTACAAACCGTCTGAAAAACGGCTTATATTGGCAAGGTGACGTACAAGACGGTATGGAAGAATCCATCAGCGGCGGGCGCAGAAAGAAGTATGCCCGTCCTACTATCAACAGTTATATGTATGGCAATGCGAAAGCACTTTCATTGATGGGAATCCTCTCCGGTGATGAAGGAATGGCGATGAGATATGGCATGAAAGCAGATACTCTGAAAACTTTAGTTGATACCGAATTGTGGAATACACGCCATCAGTTCTTTGAAACGATGCGTACGGATTCTTCTGCTAATGTCCGTGAGGCTATCGGTTATATTCCGTGGTACTTCAATTTGCCGGATACGGCGAAGATGTACGAAGTTGCCTGGAAAGAGATTATGGACGAAAAAGGCTTCTCTGCTCCTTACGGACTGACTACTGCCGAACGCCGTCATCCGGAATTCCGTACGCGTGGAGTGGGTAAATGTGAATGGGACGGAGCTATCTGGCCGTTCGCTTCTGCACAGACATTGACGGCAATGGCTAACTTTATGAATAATTATCCGCAGACCGTACTGTCCGACAGCGTATATTTCCGTCAAATGGAATTGTATGTAGAATCGCAATATCACCGTGGACGTCCGTATATCGGCGAATATTTGGATGAAGTGACAGGTTATTGGCTGAAAGGGGATCAGGAACGCAGCCGCTATTATAATCATTCTACTTTCAATGACTTAATGATTACAGGATTGATCGGATTACGTCCGCGCCTGGATAATACGATAGAGGTGAATCCGTTGATTCCGGCAGATAAATGGGATTGGTTCTGTCTGGACAATGTATTGTATCATGGGCATAACCTGACCATTCTTTGGGATAAGAATGGCGACCGCTATCATTGTGGGAAGGGATTACGCATTTTTGTCGATGGCAAAGAAGTAGGACATGCGGATACATTGACAAAAGTTGTTTGCGAAAATGCTTTAAAGTAG
- a CDS encoding glycoside hydrolase family 43 protein, protein MKKLRNTLAAIGILFLASCGGSKDYYMFTSFHEPADEGLRYLYSEDGMHWDSIPGVWLKPELGQHQLMRDPSMVRTPDGTFHLVWTTSWKGDLGFGYAHSKDLVHWSEQQMIPVMADEPTTVNVWAPEIFYDDDSEQFMVVWASCVPGRFEKGIEEENNNHRLYYITTKDFKTISKAKVLYDPGFSTIDAVLVKRAKNDYVMVLKDNTRPERNLKIAFADSLTGPYSSASQPFTESFVEGPTVEKIGEDYLIYFDVYKKKIYGAVRTKDFRNFTDITNDISVPAGHKHGTIFKAPETMVKTLLEESKK, encoded by the coding sequence ATGAAAAAGTTAAGAAATACATTAGCTGCAATAGGTATTTTGTTCTTGGCTTCTTGTGGGGGAAGCAAAGACTATTATATGTTCACTTCATTCCACGAACCCGCTGACGAGGGGCTGAGATATTTATATAGCGAAGACGGAATGCATTGGGACAGTATTCCCGGAGTTTGGCTGAAGCCGGAACTGGGACAGCATCAACTGATGCGCGACCCTTCCATGGTACGTACTCCCGACGGGACTTTCCATTTAGTCTGGACTACAAGTTGGAAAGGTGATTTGGGCTTTGGTTACGCACATTCCAAAGATTTGGTTCATTGGTCGGAACAACAGATGATTCCTGTCATGGCAGATGAGCCGACCACCGTTAACGTATGGGCTCCGGAGATTTTTTATGATGACGATAGTGAGCAGTTTATGGTGGTATGGGCTTCTTGCGTCCCCGGTCGTTTTGAGAAAGGGATAGAAGAAGAAAACAATAACCACCGTTTGTATTATATCACAACAAAGGATTTTAAGACCATTTCAAAAGCGAAAGTTCTATACGACCCGGGCTTTAGCACAATTGACGCTGTTCTTGTGAAACGGGCTAAGAATGATTATGTGATGGTGCTCAAAGATAATACCCGCCCGGAGCGCAATCTGAAAATAGCTTTTGCAGATTCCCTGACAGGACCTTATTCGTCCGCATCACAACCCTTCACCGAATCCTTTGTAGAAGGACCTACCGTAGAAAAGATAGGGGAGGACTATCTCATTTATTTTGATGTCTATAAGAAGAAAATCTACGGTGCTGTGCGCACAAAGGACTTTAGGAATTTTACAGATATAACGAATGATATAAGCGTACCTGCGGGACATAAACACGGAACAATATTCAAGGCTCCGGAAACAATGGTTAAAACACTGTTGGAAGAAAGCAAGAAGTAA
- a CDS encoding DUF3826 domain-containing protein: MKKIIIISLLLFSGWMSAGAVDLNKENRDPKYVESIINRSQKIVDKLGITDAKVAEDVRNIIANRYFELNDIYEVRDAKVKKVKESGLTGDAKAEALKAAENAKDAALYRSHFAFPANLSLFLDEKQIEAVKDGMTYGVVKVTYDSHLDMIPTLKEEEKAQIYAWLVEAREFALDAENSNKKHAAFGKYKGRINNYLTKRGYDLKKEREEWYKRVKARGGSL, encoded by the coding sequence ATGAAAAAGATAATCATAATTTCTCTACTGTTATTTTCCGGTTGGATGTCTGCCGGGGCAGTTGACTTGAACAAAGAAAACCGTGACCCCAAGTATGTGGAGTCTATCATCAATCGTTCGCAAAAGATTGTCGATAAACTTGGAATTACGGATGCGAAAGTGGCTGAAGACGTCCGTAATATCATTGCCAATCGTTATTTCGAATTGAACGATATTTATGAAGTGCGCGATGCAAAAGTCAAAAAAGTAAAAGAATCGGGATTGACCGGTGATGCTAAGGCTGAAGCATTAAAAGCTGCCGAAAATGCTAAGGATGCAGCGTTATATCGTTCTCATTTTGCGTTTCCCGCGAATTTATCTCTTTTTCTTGACGAAAAGCAGATAGAAGCTGTGAAGGACGGCATGACCTATGGAGTGGTGAAAGTGACCTACGATTCACATCTTGACATGATTCCTACATTGAAGGAAGAAGAAAAGGCACAAATCTATGCGTGGCTGGTAGAAGCCCGTGAATTTGCCTTGGATGCAGAAAATTCAAATAAGAAACATGCAGCTTTCGGAAAATATAAAGGTCGTATTAATAATTATCTGACTAAACGCGGATATGACCTCAAGAAAGAACGTGAAGAATGGTACAAACGTGTGAAAGCACGTGGAGGATCTTTATAA